The proteins below come from a single Candidatus Baltobacteraceae bacterium genomic window:
- a CDS encoding phospholipid carrier-dependent glycosyltransferase: protein MNARTNVRTSVWERTLPYALPILLLAGFAVRMIFVNATGFKVDVGTFEAWTISLVDHGLSSFYAKTGFADYPPGYFYILAVFGHVWALFRAHDPNLAILRVVVKLPAILADLGVGALIYVIGRRFAPPALALTAAAIYLLNPATILISADWGQVDSVAGGCALLAVYLLLRSGDEPVGKISWLIPAAWIALAYSLLVKPQAAVLIALFIAFAFTDRERARERVAATAIGILAAFVFAAALVIPFHPTANPIAALSWLYERYKFGSSVYDYNSVNAFNLWAIKGTLWQKDSTPIGWWGVQFPQYVWGIVLVLAALALVVWRYLQEKTPAALLESCAIGLLAFFILATRMHERYSFDAVMFCTACIPIARRYLWATLVLSVVLFANCIYSLQYINVVTNGAAGVNAQNLWGPLTSFYALVAVGTFFVLGYIFLGSAPEAERVPKPAGAAEEETPKRAKAYYDPREGLSVMTLVDYVTMSALGVVSFVLSIVRYWYPPTKIFDEIYFARAAEEYLRNMRIYENTHPPLTKLLVTLSVMLFGGLAHGDNSYGWRFLDVLFGAFVVMLLYAFAKRVTGSTVFSAIAAFLLICDGMHFVQSRIGTPEGFVVVFSLGAVYAFYRFWIASQVEARAHLLVPPWAFAVAGVVALIAGAVVVGVWDAIWNALRWHGHLDVASSIIVGLYVAVGVYLLLRYAMFRGWFADGATEYTFPEGSYALVDGPKRALVAPDGGRIEATGGKAKIVAGAVSQNRGGALVYPGDDYTITYRTDPSVVYETPEAAATYANNEIRTGEAREQGSAAKLWLITFTIALGLLVSSKWYGVMGFGVSFVVLICVWLQRYFTNGRPALWGNPRGFRLDGALATILFISATVYLLAWVPDLVRQSPDPNEIHNFNDVVYRQYTMFMYHDTLKAKHPYSSFWWEWPIDAIPIAYYYQDNRQNKNDPNGFGVEEITSMPNPINMWIGLICVPVVGVLAWLRKNKGYALIVLTYLLQWLPWMKSPRITFAYHFYVDIPLICLCNAIVLQQIWLRVKDRRDFTRFWGIGAIAATVAVIAAAFVFFYPILAAVPLTWNAWHLRMWFPWWIVGPYG from the coding sequence GTGAACGCCAGGACGAACGTACGAACGTCCGTCTGGGAGCGCACGCTCCCGTACGCGTTGCCGATCCTGCTGCTCGCCGGATTCGCGGTACGGATGATTTTCGTCAATGCCACCGGCTTCAAGGTCGACGTCGGCACGTTCGAGGCATGGACGATCTCGCTCGTCGATCACGGTCTCTCGAGTTTTTACGCCAAGACCGGCTTTGCCGATTATCCGCCCGGCTACTTTTATATCCTTGCCGTCTTCGGGCACGTGTGGGCGCTCTTCCGCGCGCACGATCCGAATCTGGCGATCTTGCGCGTCGTCGTGAAACTGCCGGCGATCCTGGCCGATCTCGGCGTCGGTGCATTGATTTACGTCATCGGCCGCCGCTTCGCGCCCCCGGCGCTCGCACTGACCGCCGCGGCGATCTACCTGCTCAACCCCGCGACGATTCTGATCTCGGCCGATTGGGGCCAAGTGGATTCGGTCGCCGGCGGGTGTGCGCTCCTGGCGGTGTACCTCCTCTTGCGCAGCGGCGACGAACCGGTTGGAAAGATCTCGTGGCTCATTCCCGCCGCATGGATCGCGCTGGCCTATTCGCTCCTGGTCAAACCGCAAGCCGCGGTGTTGATCGCCTTGTTCATCGCGTTCGCCTTTACCGACCGCGAGCGCGCGCGCGAGCGGGTGGCGGCGACCGCGATCGGAATTCTGGCCGCCTTCGTCTTTGCGGCCGCACTGGTGATCCCGTTCCACCCGACGGCCAATCCGATCGCGGCGCTCTCGTGGCTCTACGAGCGCTACAAGTTCGGTTCGAGCGTCTACGATTACAACAGCGTCAACGCGTTCAATCTCTGGGCGATCAAGGGAACGTTGTGGCAGAAGGACTCCACGCCGATCGGATGGTGGGGCGTGCAGTTTCCGCAGTACGTATGGGGCATCGTGCTGGTGCTGGCCGCGTTGGCGCTCGTAGTCTGGCGCTACCTCCAGGAGAAAACCCCGGCCGCGCTGCTGGAATCGTGCGCGATCGGCTTGCTCGCATTTTTCATTCTCGCCACCCGCATGCACGAGCGCTACAGCTTCGACGCGGTGATGTTTTGCACGGCCTGCATCCCGATCGCGCGCCGTTATCTCTGGGCGACGCTGGTTCTCTCCGTCGTGCTCTTCGCAAACTGCATCTACTCGCTGCAGTACATCAACGTCGTGACGAACGGAGCGGCGGGCGTCAACGCGCAGAATCTCTGGGGGCCCCTCACCTCGTTCTATGCTCTCGTCGCGGTCGGGACGTTCTTCGTCCTGGGATACATCTTCTTGGGGTCGGCGCCCGAGGCCGAACGCGTCCCCAAACCGGCCGGCGCGGCCGAAGAGGAAACCCCCAAGCGTGCGAAGGCGTACTACGATCCGCGCGAAGGGTTGAGCGTGATGACGCTCGTCGATTACGTGACGATGAGCGCGCTCGGTGTGGTCAGCTTCGTGCTCTCCATCGTCCGGTATTGGTACCCGCCGACGAAGATCTTCGATGAGATCTATTTCGCGCGCGCAGCGGAAGAGTATCTGCGCAACATGCGCATCTACGAGAACACCCATCCGCCGCTGACCAAGCTGCTGGTGACGCTCTCGGTGATGCTCTTCGGCGGCCTCGCGCACGGGGACAACTCCTACGGGTGGAGGTTCCTCGACGTCCTCTTCGGCGCGTTCGTCGTCATGCTGCTGTACGCGTTCGCCAAGCGCGTCACGGGCTCGACCGTCTTCTCGGCGATTGCGGCGTTCCTCCTGATCTGCGACGGCATGCATTTCGTGCAGTCGCGCATCGGCACTCCCGAAGGCTTCGTCGTGGTCTTTTCGCTTGGCGCCGTCTACGCGTTCTACCGTTTCTGGATCGCATCGCAGGTCGAGGCGCGGGCGCATCTGCTCGTTCCACCGTGGGCGTTTGCGGTTGCAGGCGTGGTCGCACTCATTGCCGGAGCCGTCGTCGTCGGTGTATGGGACGCGATCTGGAACGCGCTGCGGTGGCATGGCCATCTCGATGTGGCCTCGAGCATCATCGTCGGGCTCTACGTTGCGGTAGGGGTGTACCTACTGTTGCGCTACGCGATGTTCCGCGGCTGGTTCGCGGACGGAGCGACCGAATATACGTTCCCCGAGGGATCCTATGCCTTGGTCGACGGACCGAAGCGCGCGCTCGTTGCGCCCGACGGCGGACGCATCGAAGCCACCGGCGGGAAGGCGAAGATCGTTGCCGGAGCGGTCTCGCAAAATCGAGGCGGCGCCCTCGTCTACCCGGGCGACGACTACACGATTACCTATCGCACCGATCCCAGCGTCGTGTACGAAACGCCCGAAGCCGCCGCCACCTATGCGAACAACGAGATTCGCACCGGCGAGGCGCGCGAGCAGGGTTCGGCGGCGAAGCTGTGGCTGATCACGTTCACGATTGCGCTCGGACTCCTGGTGAGCTCGAAGTGGTATGGCGTGATGGGCTTCGGCGTGAGCTTCGTCGTCTTGATCTGCGTCTGGCTTCAGCGTTACTTCACGAACGGACGTCCGGCGCTTTGGGGCAATCCGCGCGGTTTCCGGCTGGACGGCGCGCTGGCGACGATTCTCTTCATCAGTGCGACCGTCTATCTGCTCGCGTGGGTTCCCGATCTGGTCCGGCAGTCACCCGATCCGAACGAGATCCACAACTTCAACGACGTCGTGTACCGGCAGTATACGATGTTCATGTATCACGACACGCTCAAGGCGAAGCACCCCTATTCGTCGTTCTGGTGGGAGTGGCCGATCGATGCGATTCCCATCGCCTACTACTATCAGGACAACCGGCAGAACAAAAACGATCCGAACGGTTTCGGCGTCGAGGAGATCACGTCGATGCCCAATCCGATCAATATGTGGATCGGATTGATCTGCGTACCGGTGGTCGGCGTGCTGGCATGGCTGCGAAAGAACAAAGGCTATGCGCTGATCGTGCTCACGTATCTGCTACAGTGGCTGCCGTGGATGAAGTCCCCGCGCATTACCTTCGCCTATCACTTTTACGTGGACATCCCGCTGATCTGCTTGTGCAACGCGATCGTCCTGCAGCAGATTTGGCTGCGTGTCAAGGACCGCCGAGATTTCACCCGCTTCTGGGGCATCGGGGCGATAGCGGCGACGGTCGCGGTGATTGCCGCAGCCTTTGTTTTCTTCTATCCGATTCTCGCGGCCGTCCCCCTGACGTGGAACGCGTGGCATCTGCGGATGTGGTTCCCCTGGTGGATCGTCGGTCCGTACGGGTGA
- a CDS encoding YebC/PmpR family DNA-binding transcriptional regulator, which produces MGRKWQNIKLDKGKTDAQRGALFTRLSREITLAAKSGSADPESNHRLKLAVEKAREHNMPSENVKRAIARASGAGEKEIEEIRYEGYGPHGVAVVVDAATDNRNRTAGELRFLFSKHAGSLGETGSVGWMFETVGTIEVDPQGRSEDALTEAALVDGVIDVEYSAQRAYIYTEPTQLAAAREALQRAGLKLLDVYRGVRAKQTVAPEGDALAAALAFLDVLDEHEDVQHAFSNLEVSEAALEALT; this is translated from the coding sequence ATGGGTCGTAAGTGGCAGAACATCAAGCTGGATAAAGGCAAAACCGACGCGCAACGCGGCGCGCTCTTCACGCGGCTCAGCCGCGAGATCACGCTCGCGGCGAAGTCGGGTTCCGCCGATCCCGAATCGAATCACCGTTTAAAGCTCGCGGTCGAAAAGGCGCGCGAGCACAATATGCCCTCCGAGAACGTCAAACGTGCGATCGCACGGGCGAGCGGGGCGGGCGAGAAGGAGATCGAGGAGATCCGCTACGAGGGCTACGGTCCGCACGGCGTCGCCGTCGTGGTCGACGCCGCAACCGATAATCGCAATCGGACGGCGGGTGAGTTGCGCTTCCTTTTCAGCAAGCACGCGGGCTCGCTCGGTGAGACCGGTTCGGTCGGCTGGATGTTCGAAACGGTCGGGACGATCGAGGTCGATCCGCAAGGGCGCTCCGAGGACGCGCTCACCGAAGCGGCGCTGGTGGACGGCGTCATCGACGTCGAGTACAGCGCGCAGCGTGCGTACATCTACACCGAGCCGACGCAGCTGGCCGCCGCGCGGGAGGCGTTGCAGCGTGCAGGTCTCAAGCTGCTCGACGTTTATCGCGGCGTGCGTGCCAAGCAGACCGTCGCGCCCGAGGGGGACGCGCTCGCCGCCGCTCTCGCGTTTCTCGACGTGCTCGACGAACATGAGGACGTGCAACACGCCTTCAGCAATCTCGAAGTGAGCGAAGCGGCGCTGGAGGCGCTCACCTGA
- a CDS encoding PASTA domain-containing protein: protein MFAAFVGVLVWFGHQIYEFLLPPADTITIPSFVGQSAADATAAALQMNLSAQVVDHGTSDRYPQGVVMSQRPEAGTTVRAGRQVDFVVSDGIISRLMPDLRYQSMREVSYDLVRTKLQVGHVTYVKSEVVPADHVISQNPLPLANVVEGDSVDLVVSKGSGVSIVRVPSFIGMKIDDARALAAKSGINFGQIVWTPLGKKGPAHGVVARQSIPPNTKISPYQPVSLQVSAGPNESGYIIRQVRVLASIPLSSVQQPGQSVAVVLRVRDATGQYDAYSAFAQPGQKLDFTVTAVGTSLVDLYVNNALVGETRLGTEPARIYDEKTSPSPSPGGN, encoded by the coding sequence GTGTTTGCCGCATTCGTCGGCGTGCTGGTCTGGTTCGGACATCAAATCTACGAATTTCTGCTTCCTCCGGCCGACACGATAACCATCCCCTCGTTCGTGGGGCAGTCGGCGGCCGATGCAACCGCGGCCGCGCTGCAGATGAACCTTTCGGCGCAAGTGGTCGACCACGGGACGAGCGACCGCTATCCCCAGGGCGTCGTGATGAGCCAACGTCCCGAGGCGGGAACGACCGTGCGTGCCGGACGGCAGGTGGATTTCGTGGTCAGCGACGGCATCATCTCGCGCCTGATGCCCGACTTGCGCTATCAATCCATGCGCGAGGTGAGTTACGATCTCGTCCGCACCAAGCTCCAGGTCGGGCACGTTACCTACGTAAAAAGCGAGGTCGTGCCGGCCGACCACGTGATCTCGCAGAATCCGCTTCCGCTCGCGAACGTGGTCGAAGGCGACAGCGTCGATCTGGTGGTCAGCAAGGGCAGCGGCGTGTCGATCGTGCGCGTACCGTCGTTCATCGGCATGAAGATCGACGACGCGCGCGCGCTCGCCGCTAAGAGCGGTATCAACTTTGGGCAGATCGTCTGGACCCCGCTGGGCAAGAAAGGACCGGCACACGGCGTGGTCGCGCGCCAATCGATTCCGCCCAATACCAAGATCTCGCCCTATCAACCGGTTTCGCTCCAGGTCAGCGCGGGGCCGAATGAGTCGGGCTACATCATCCGCCAGGTGCGGGTGCTGGCTTCGATTCCTCTTTCCTCCGTCCAGCAACCGGGACAATCGGTTGCGGTCGTGCTGCGCGTGCGGGATGCGACCGGACAGTACGATGCCTACAGCGCCTTCGCCCAGCCAGGCCAAAAGCTCGACTTCACCGTGACCGCGGTCGGAACGTCGCTCGTCGATCTTTACGTGAACAACGCGCTCGTCGGCGAAACGCGCCTTGGAACCGAGCCCGCGCGCATCTATGATGAGAAAACCTCTCCCTCCCCGTCGCCTGGAGGAAACTAG
- the rpe gene encoding ribulose-phosphate 3-epimerase: MRNVVIAPSLLSADFARIADQIASVEAGGADYLHLDVMDGRFVPNLTWGPKIIGDLRKLSQLTFDAHLMIVEPERYVDDFRRAGADHITFHYEATPHAQRLLTHIRSLGAKAGIALCPQTPVAMLQDVIDDCDLVLIMSVNPGFGGQTFIPRSYEKLRQARALIDTRNPSCILEVDGGIGTENIRGAVEAGARAIVMGSSIFGTTDPAATVRVMRRLATE; the protein is encoded by the coding sequence GTGCGCAACGTCGTTATCGCGCCGTCACTGCTCTCGGCCGATTTTGCGCGCATTGCCGATCAGATCGCTTCGGTCGAAGCCGGCGGCGCCGACTATTTGCATCTCGACGTCATGGACGGACGCTTCGTGCCGAACCTCACCTGGGGTCCGAAAATCATCGGCGATCTGCGCAAGCTCTCGCAGTTGACGTTCGACGCGCACCTCATGATCGTCGAACCCGAACGGTACGTCGACGACTTTCGCCGGGCCGGGGCGGACCACATCACCTTTCATTACGAGGCGACACCCCACGCGCAGCGATTGCTCACCCACATCCGTTCGCTCGGGGCCAAGGCGGGGATCGCATTGTGCCCGCAGACGCCGGTCGCGATGCTGCAAGACGTCATCGACGATTGCGATCTGGTTCTGATCATGAGCGTCAATCCGGGTTTCGGCGGCCAAACCTTCATCCCGCGTTCCTATGAGAAGCTGCGTCAAGCGCGCGCGCTGATCGATACGCGCAACCCGTCGTGTATCCTCGAAGTAGACGGCGGCATCGGCACCGAGAACATCCGCGGCGCGGTAGAAGCCGGAGCTCGCGCCATCGTGATGGGATCGAGCATCTTCGGCACCACCGACCCGGCAGCGACCGTGCGCGTGATGCGCCGGCTCGCCACCGAATGA
- the thiL gene encoding thiamine-phosphate kinase: MNEDELIQAIAALQNGTPRVLIGIGDDAAVWQPSRSHRSVISSDALVEGVHFSRDWMTPEQIGWRAMAANLSDLAAMGARPRLGTVALGVPADWTPEAVLSAYAGMTGCAHTFGLAIVGGDLVRAPVLTIAITVVGEVRPSNLKTRDGARPGNVLAVTGALGASRAGLDVAQGRARLDDALARTALQAHRTPRPRVEEGRWFAARRAVHAMMDCSDGLSTDLARLARASGAGARLERVPVAAEARAAATAQGIDPDAYALAGGEDFELLVAVERRSFERLAQQFRARFGRTLERLGTVEADERIVMVNQGREDPVARTGWDHFSQQD; encoded by the coding sequence ATGAATGAAGATGAGCTGATACAGGCGATAGCGGCATTGCAGAACGGCACGCCGCGCGTGTTGATCGGCATCGGGGACGACGCCGCGGTTTGGCAGCCCTCACGTTCGCATCGCAGCGTGATCTCGAGCGACGCACTCGTCGAAGGCGTGCATTTCTCGCGCGATTGGATGACGCCGGAGCAAATCGGATGGCGTGCCATGGCCGCCAACCTGAGCGATCTCGCGGCAATGGGCGCGCGGCCTCGGCTTGGCACGGTTGCGCTCGGCGTACCGGCGGACTGGACCCCGGAGGCAGTCCTTTCGGCCTATGCGGGCATGACGGGCTGCGCGCATACGTTCGGGCTTGCGATCGTCGGCGGCGATCTCGTGCGCGCCCCGGTATTGACGATCGCGATCACGGTCGTCGGCGAGGTGCGCCCGAGCAACCTCAAAACGCGGGACGGAGCACGCCCGGGCAACGTACTCGCGGTGACGGGTGCGCTCGGCGCGAGCCGCGCCGGGCTCGACGTTGCGCAAGGACGCGCGCGGCTGGACGACGCGCTCGCGCGTACCGCCTTGCAGGCGCACCGCACCCCGCGGCCGCGCGTCGAAGAGGGGCGCTGGTTCGCGGCGCGCCGAGCGGTCCACGCAATGATGGACTGTTCCGACGGGCTCTCGACCGATCTCGCGAGATTGGCGCGGGCAAGCGGCGCCGGCGCGAGGCTCGAGCGGGTCCCGGTTGCCGCCGAGGCGCGCGCCGCCGCAACCGCGCAGGGCATCGATCCGGATGCGTATGCACTCGCAGGCGGTGAGGATTTCGAGTTGCTCGTGGCGGTGGAGCGCCGTTCCTTCGAGCGGCTCGCGCAGCAGTTCCGGGCCCGCTTCGGCCGGACGCTCGAGCGCCTCGGCACCGTCGAAGCGGACGAGCGTATCGTCATGGTGAACCAGGGGCGGGAAGATCCGGTCGCGCGCACCGGGTGGGATCACTTTTCGCAACAGGATTGA
- a CDS encoding bifunctional hydroxymethylpyrimidine kinase/phosphomethylpyrimidine kinase gives MFDDDVQSFPLIGSIQNSVGMGFLGNQAAFAIANALGARLVHAQSQFANAHGGVSGRTTSIADATQFRRDVDFVIRARPAVLLIGFLPRPMHVEVVASMLHDYKGVVLLDPVIGDYKKGLFISEETARAIREQLLPLAQIVTPNRFEAEVLLGTGDRTLSAHAYLNGVFDLGPSAVIITSFARDPEKHRTTSLFTNGYSYYCIHGPFFPKFPAYGAGDVFAAAVAAFMGLGGSPFASALLATALASRAVANTTNYAGASVDPIAALAKWNPMGYQVDDDRTMRFCERSNVDIEALKPTANDGPRLKFAPPKHKIIYG, from the coding sequence GTGTTCGACGACGACGTTCAATCGTTTCCGCTCATCGGCAGCATTCAGAACAGCGTCGGGATGGGCTTCCTCGGCAACCAAGCCGCATTTGCCATCGCGAATGCGCTCGGCGCACGGCTCGTTCACGCGCAATCACAATTCGCCAACGCGCACGGCGGCGTGAGCGGAAGAACCACCTCGATCGCGGATGCCACGCAATTCCGCCGCGACGTCGATTTCGTGATTCGCGCGCGCCCCGCCGTGCTGCTGATCGGCTTCTTGCCCAGACCCATGCACGTCGAGGTCGTCGCGTCGATGCTGCATGACTACAAGGGCGTCGTTCTCCTGGACCCGGTGATCGGCGACTACAAGAAGGGCTTGTTCATCTCGGAGGAAACGGCGCGCGCGATTCGCGAGCAGCTCTTGCCACTGGCGCAGATCGTAACGCCGAATCGTTTCGAGGCCGAGGTTTTGCTCGGAACCGGCGATCGTACGCTCAGCGCGCACGCCTACCTCAACGGTGTTTTCGATCTCGGCCCCTCGGCGGTGATCATCACCTCGTTCGCGCGCGACCCGGAAAAGCACCGGACCACGAGTTTGTTCACCAACGGGTATTCATATTATTGCATCCATGGGCCGTTCTTCCCGAAGTTCCCCGCTTACGGCGCGGGCGATGTGTTCGCCGCCGCGGTCGCGGCCTTCATGGGCTTGGGCGGTTCGCCGTTCGCCTCGGCCCTGCTCGCGACCGCGCTCGCCTCGCGCGCCGTCGCAAACACGACGAACTACGCAGGTGCAAGCGTCGATCCGATTGCGGCGCTGGCGAAGTGGAATCCGATGGGCTATCAGGTCGATGACGATCGCACGATGCGATTCTGCGAACGATCGAATGTCGATATCGAAGCACTCAAGCCGACCGCCAACGATGGCCCGCGGCTCAAATTCGCGCCGCCCAAGCACAAGATCATCTACGGGTAG
- the rpmB gene encoding 50S ribosomal protein L28, which produces MAKRCEVCGKGPMAGNNVSHAMNKTKRRWLPNLQSVKVDVRGTHRTAKVCTQCLRSKRVARAI; this is translated from the coding sequence ATGGCGAAGCGCTGCGAAGTATGTGGTAAGGGCCCGATGGCCGGCAACAACGTCAGCCACGCAATGAACAAGACCAAGCGCCGCTGGCTGCCCAACCTGCAGTCGGTCAAAGTCGACGTGCGCGGCACGCATCGCACCGCCAAGGTGTGCACGCAGTGCCTGCGCTCGAAACGCGTCGCTCGCGCCATCTGA
- a CDS encoding DAK2 domain-containing protein, with the protein MDVTSLDGRGFAKFLTAGTYFLRTYRSVLNDLNVFPVPDGDTGTNMYLTARAAMLEAGRLPRGTPLSEVAAAAANGSLMGARGNSGVIVSQMLRGFAHHVRHRREIDTFMLATGMREAAAAARAALLRPVEGTILSVAEASAEAAYRLALHERDFYRLGGGIVRAANEALDRTPEQLPPLKEAGVVDAGGAGFVYFIEGILRFLPESKTRATAFPRREIGRRIFTAAQAVGEHKFCTEFVLEDATCTLHDLRAQLEPRGESLIVIGAPPTIKVHVHTDNPDRVQEIAAKAGRLTRVKVEDMERQHQLLVVDAPATARSIVAVVPGPGFERIARELGAEVVVNGNRNPSVRDLLLAVNKTLGSEVYLFANDKNVVLAAKEVAAMTDKHVHVLPTPDIVGGIAGLFAMRSGGQAVPTDAAIMDAAARVRSAMVFYAGKSTTFGGVRVERGRPAAIAADVLLTGESLGTAASAALDAMGASKGGLVTLYYGGAQREKDAQRLSEELGNVYAKTDVEYYYGGMKNAEYWISLDE; encoded by the coding sequence GTGGACGTCACCAGCCTCGATGGCCGTGGGTTCGCCAAGTTCCTAACGGCGGGGACCTACTTTTTGCGCACGTACCGGAGCGTCCTCAACGACCTCAACGTCTTCCCCGTACCCGACGGCGATACCGGGACGAACATGTACCTGACCGCGCGGGCCGCGATGCTGGAAGCCGGCCGGCTGCCCCGCGGCACGCCCCTCTCCGAGGTCGCCGCTGCCGCCGCCAACGGATCGCTGATGGGCGCACGCGGCAACTCGGGCGTGATCGTCTCGCAAATGTTACGCGGCTTTGCGCACCACGTGCGTCATCGTCGTGAGATCGATACGTTCATGCTCGCAACCGGAATGCGGGAAGCGGCGGCAGCGGCGCGCGCCGCGTTGCTCCGGCCGGTCGAAGGCACGATTCTCTCGGTGGCTGAGGCGAGTGCCGAAGCGGCGTACCGGCTCGCCTTGCACGAGCGCGATTTCTATCGGCTTGGCGGCGGCATCGTGCGCGCGGCAAACGAGGCCCTCGATCGTACGCCCGAGCAGTTGCCGCCGCTCAAAGAAGCCGGAGTCGTCGACGCCGGAGGCGCCGGCTTCGTCTATTTCATCGAAGGCATCTTGCGCTTCTTACCCGAGTCGAAGACCCGCGCGACCGCATTTCCCAGGCGAGAGATCGGCCGGCGCATTTTCACCGCCGCGCAAGCGGTGGGAGAACACAAGTTCTGTACCGAGTTCGTGCTCGAGGATGCGACCTGCACGCTCCACGATCTGCGCGCGCAGCTCGAGCCGCGCGGCGAATCGCTGATCGTGATCGGCGCGCCCCCGACGATCAAGGTCCACGTGCATACCGATAATCCCGATCGCGTCCAGGAGATTGCCGCAAAAGCGGGCCGTCTCACGCGCGTCAAGGTCGAGGACATGGAGCGTCAGCACCAACTGCTGGTGGTCGACGCGCCCGCGACCGCGCGCTCGATCGTTGCGGTCGTGCCCGGCCCCGGTTTCGAGCGCATCGCTCGCGAATTGGGCGCCGAAGTGGTCGTAAACGGCAATCGCAATCCGAGCGTGCGTGATTTGTTGCTGGCGGTCAACAAGACGCTCGGCAGCGAGGTGTACCTCTTCGCCAACGACAAGAACGTCGTGCTCGCCGCGAAAGAAGTCGCTGCCATGACCGACAAGCACGTCCACGTTCTCCCGACCCCGGACATCGTCGGAGGCATCGCCGGCCTGTTCGCGATGCGCTCGGGAGGGCAGGCCGTTCCCACCGATGCGGCGATCATGGACGCCGCCGCGCGCGTGCGCAGCGCGATGGTGTTCTATGCGGGGAAAAGCACGACGTTCGGCGGCGTGCGGGTCGAACGCGGCCGGCCGGCCGCCATCGCCGCAGACGTCCTGCTTACGGGGGAGAGTCTGGGAACGGCGGCTTCGGCGGCGTTGGACGCAATGGGGGCGTCCAAAGGAGGGCTGGTGACGCTCTACTACGGCGGCGCACAGCGCGAGAAGGATGCGCAACGCTTGAGCGAAGAGCTAGGAAACGTCTACGCGAAGACCGACGTGGAATATTACTACGGCGGAATGAAAAACGCGGAGTACTGGATTTCACTCGATGAGTAG
- the plsX gene encoding phosphate acyltransferase PlsX, whose translation MSSPRIAIDAMGGDHAPEEIVAGAILAANEYPNATLTLYGDEPRVRVLLRGKGAERIAVVHSPEAVPMDQHASHALRAADRTSLGMAVTAVKAGDADAVVSAGNTGAFLAIALVKLRQIEGVARPAIATVWPGLRGDFVLLDCGANVDCRPAWLEQFGIMGSAYATAVLGIERPRVAILSIGEERTKGNAQVLEAAELLDRAPVHFIGNIEGRDIFNNAADVVVADGFVGNVVLKTGEGMVSAFGTVIKDTLLGGSLITKLGTLLLAPALRGLRRKFDYETYGGGPFLGLRGNCIVTHGRVSRRGVKGAIATAIAEVEHDVVGCIGEMVTPHLTRETSSAESA comes from the coding sequence ATGAGTAGCCCACGCATTGCGATCGACGCCATGGGCGGCGATCACGCGCCGGAAGAGATCGTCGCCGGCGCGATTCTGGCGGCCAACGAATATCCGAATGCCACGCTCACGCTCTATGGCGATGAGCCGCGCGTTCGCGTGCTCTTGCGCGGCAAAGGCGCCGAGCGTATCGCGGTCGTGCACTCGCCCGAAGCGGTGCCGATGGATCAGCACGCATCGCACGCCTTGCGGGCCGCCGACCGCACTTCGCTCGGCATGGCCGTCACTGCGGTGAAAGCCGGTGACGCAGACGCGGTCGTCTCGGCCGGCAACACCGGTGCGTTTCTGGCAATCGCGTTGGTCAAACTACGGCAGATCGAGGGCGTCGCGCGTCCGGCGATCGCGACCGTATGGCCGGGACTGCGCGGCGACTTCGTGCTGCTCGACTGCGGCGCCAACGTCGATTGCCGTCCGGCCTGGCTCGAACAGTTCGGTATCATGGGTTCGGCGTACGCGACCGCCGTGCTGGGCATCGAGCGGCCGCGGGTCGCGATTCTTTCGATCGGAGAAGAGCGCACCAAGGGCAACGCGCAAGTGCTCGAGGCAGCCGAGCTGCTCGATCGCGCACCGGTGCACTTCATCGGCAACATCGAGGGCCGCGACATCTTCAATAATGCCGCCGACGTGGTCGTCGCCGATGGTTTCGTCGGCAACGTCGTGCTCAAAACCGGCGAAGGAATGGTCTCGGCGTTCGGGACCGTCATCAAAGACACGCTTCTGGGCGGAAGCCTCATCACCAAGCTCGGCACGCTGCTGCTCGCGCCCGCGCTGCGCGGTTTGCGGCGAAAGTTCGACTACGAGACGTATGGCGGCGGCCCGTTCCTCGGTCTGCGCGGCAACTGCATCGTGACCCACGGGCGCGTTTCACGTCGCGGGGTCAAAGGCGCGATTGCGACCGCGATCGCCGAGGTCGAACACGACGTGGTCGGCTGCATCGGCGAGATGGTGACGCCGCATCTCACGCGGGAAACCTCTTCGGCGGAAAGCGCCTAA